In Toxoplasma gondii ME49 chromosome VIII, whole genome shotgun sequence, a single genomic region encodes these proteins:
- a CDS encoding hypothetical protein (encoded by transcript TGME49_271770) produces the protein MTPGRRLESGGHGWTKGGTMKDAQSGPRSRERQVLQRATGGGRMREDVGSYPLGMSARCARPARQLFSPSPSYSLHFLLLLLLIGPLSLCSNVTRDVSPRSPASSHSAASPTSTPSKPPSPPCFSTLFNLWFGSSSLSYSSFRTFVSFSFHGPSQRLSLLPYLAPEPSTLGLSKAPHPSNILALVFEFSVFPFLRFLFGFRSATVSSSAPLVFGDCVSLFRRMKERLRRRQPTQPSEANLAQALTDEYDEAGEQQPWLDAQLHLESDPYSYTDPDEDFDAEYYQEEYPYTEARLPAVPSQRPAELRRTPAEIATFFPGERPPPEPSTNSPEYPGIIPVMPHASHPAPQVQIHHDTPRSVGTSAPTQEVVEHPKSEPTETHNWGICLPTHHTVFSSFATKYHVNVADTSPEDLGAFRLAVCAYEYLRASVTLWDIFVKGTASTSNPFFLSYSDFKALLRPNAPRPTSGQEPRENRLFLPAQDGAVVLPVVRHVLEKYEHLSSEGVQRMVYKLVKFLNKKAFFLLPSVIVRVADWMPVFDGMALASEETKTRYKEFLSRYTYRAIDSTNPSSPLYAADSEFLKRHANNLIPTYADPTTPREASWLHCMLQEASAPAHAWTPEPDFMNHFLLVKHAHEDIRMTTVWIKRLSKHPPPKTSTPSNASPQAFPAVSPPGGQPQADRLQPEKEGGSLAQRGDSVLSKPMSVQASRAHQRDASGADSEAAKVEHESAAHTDKSGKQPHTCPYRENLPQTPEEQRALFREFAETFKSLDDDKRQTRETVVFSAARLIRAIQAAQIGQAYGDTCDLTVALMHAGQGAGAANAMADYLDQVEETLKEISVAERELQRLSSEYKNLVADEERKQAAARKHKKQEASHPRHSETPSFGHEPSGHHPSSFMFISASAPASTSALSAPPSSSLSHHSSSSPSAASKSPVSFVHRYEQSSLDASIDSWGDNSPFVSFAPSVPSSSAFSTSALPPSSFASVYSSSPSRALFPVASSRHYFTLSTFQPAASPGSSSWSVTPSGSSFPYSFLLVHADREASDSTSASKQPKRRASKKAKTQMRKMQNKQRSSLYNVVEKGADYLLYLQQADGVDLPTMHRIVACKNENSDQPLDPAFQEAIFQRIRERFRQGEERQKLESLKELRLSLVRSLQHVPLSRQTKADYETVEKACENTATAISGQGFYSLSFADRQRLLRHRFTGSRRAPLSEDEADRLKLPLKIIPRLAHAIDKEEADGFTRLFRDIYRRLGTHIHALAEDRTVGEGKPHVDSKALTEIENSIRSLESEKTAALARHIVKEAEQSISLPPDTAAWLAYIGLRSQLADLLQKFLRLPQVKAQKKDSAHQSLSREVARVLTHACIGKAKVGRILAAMEQDPSVHEILRQQKGIELSLLLFKRHVARSARPLDPLEAKKCKEQHPHLGMLSDAMRDERRRRSNEHVPRPCPATPQEDRVLVKMENQLAASVARHAFDKMPKAAIEMLLENLEVEHYQEAVDGLIRALSDRYAAHVARQGEQIDLGRKKRKNQNDSRTFTAYKKLETWIRSRIPDSLQVAALRSLEPHIRHKAASFLLISRLLPLSRQWLSLDDRIFSAAGVTFLSVFRDQQAAFSGSIYSTLVMRFPLFSPQRAWLLYGYGWYLLSAHVPEAEKQALKTEVAERIFSLKRALSLDEAKAREQPHSGKRKRRKSKNAETQVASRQAEDEKKALEELKGSEELFKILFATSAESLASTLPSYKCRRLFSFSTFFTFYQSRVHSLQQMLISGGQAESTKTGGQEQMSNIKQWMKEQKTVVKEAATLSRVFAAGLFVESFWPEVLNRALHEYPFDEKNRAEAAERLYHFLLAIYREEFSSNSGDVHGTAGAKLYRLALRYSTAPDQQNLVSAAVRVLKEAKLEINEMKDFFVGQHAFLDAVAHAINGQVTGARQLLNIRDKMLHDAAAGLLSSPGEATHALRAALDAAGLQLTAKSQRALARLPHYSTLHQWGDALRNTKLRLKGPSKVTAKSQRQKSKFVSPHPDPSSPSSSTETSSGGSENQVSDEHHVTVRTTEAVTLLMHALETHALEVDFVWILDKEPISRKKLKSSILFDGPEESSYQLADAEEIKVETEGKEETQGQPVRVEGALLTFRPAGGEQADNDGILVMLRHSTAHTKSQPLPDVAGTCRLIRRAFTLFVRRFTFPQPRTTVSLSFLKLAPDVTPPTNIDEVVIYPEDLVRTRWTVQRVMGRDDEAADLKGLQLRELGGIKKTILLLSLQFHSRQ, from the exons ATGACTCCGGGCAGACGTCTGGAAAGCGGAGGACACGGGTGGACAAAAGGTGGAACTATGAAAGATGCACAGAGCGGAccgaggagcagagagaggcaagtaCTACAAAGAGCAACAGGAGGTGGTAGAATGCGGGAAGATGTCGGGAGTTACCCCCTTGGAATGAGTGCCAGATGTGCGAGGCCCGCGCGCCAATTGTTTTCGCCGTCACCTTCATACTcgcttcactttcttctccttcttcttcttatCGGCCCTCTTTCACTGTGTAGTAACGTAACTCGAGATGTCTCGCCTCGATCACCTGCTTCCTCACATTCGGCTGCCTCTCCCACTTCAACGCCATCGAAACCGCCGTCCCCTCCCTGCTTTTCTACACTTTTTAATCTTTGGTTCGgatcttcctctctttcttatTCCTCTTTCCGGAcattcgtttctttctctttccacgGTCCCTcccagcgtctctctctcctcccatACCTTGCGCCTGAGCCTTCCACCCTCGGATTGTCGAAGGCTCCTCACCCATCCAATATTCTCGCACTCGTCTTCGagttctctgtgtttccttttcttcgcttcctctttgGCTTTCGCTCTGCAACTGTTTCGTCCTCTGCCCCCCTCGTTTTCGGTGACTGTGTGTCGCTCTTCCGCCGTATGAAAGAACGGCTCAGGCGTCGACAACCCACTCAACCCAGCGAGGCAAATCTTGCCCAAGCGTTGACAGACGAGTATGATGAAGCGGGAGAACAGCAGCCCTGGCTCGATGCTCAACTGCATCTAGAAAGTGATCCATACAGCTATACGGATCCAGATGAGGATTTCGACGCCGAATATTACCAAGAGGAGTATCCTTATACAGAGGCCAGGTTGCCGGCTGTTCCCAGTCAGCGTCCCGCTGAGCTTAGACGAACGCCGGCAGAAATAGCAACTTTCTTTCCTGGTGAACGTCCTCCGCCAGAGCCTTCAACGAATTCTCCTGAATATCCAGGAATTATTCCGGTGATGCCTCACGCAAGTCACCCTGCTCCACAAGTGCAGATCCACCACGATACACCCCGCAGTGTGGGCACCTCCGCTCCTACCCAAGAGGTCGTGGAGCATCCG AAATCAGAGCCGACAGAAACGCACAACTGGGGCATTTGCTTGCCTACTCACCACACCGTCTTCTCATCCTTCGCAACGAAGTACCACGTCAATGTCGCCGATACCTCTCCAGAGGACCTAGGGGCGTTTCGACTGGCTGTATGTGCTTACGAGTACCTGCGTGCTTCGGTAACTTTGTGGGATATTTTCGTCAAAGGGACAGCATCGACGTCGAaccccttctttctctcttaTTCCGACTTTAAGGCATTGTTACGCCCCAATGCACCTCGTCCAACATCGGGACAAGAACCACGAGAAAATCGACTTTTCCTTCCCGCCCAAGATGGTGCAGTCGTTTTGCCAGTTGTTCGACATGTTCTAGAG AAGTATGAGCATCTATCCAGTGAAGGAGTTCAGAGGATGGTCTACAAACTCGTCAAGTTTCTGAACAAGAAagcgttcttccttctgcccTCTGTCATCGTTCGCGTCGCCGATTGGATGCCCGTTTTCGACGGAATGGCCTTggcgagcgaggagaccaAAACCCGCTACAAAGAATTTCTCAGCCGCTACACCTATCGAGCGATTGACTCTACGAATCCGAGTTCTCCTCTCTACGCGGCAGATTCGGAGTTCCTGAAAAGACATGCAAATAACCTCATTCCGACTTATGCCGACCCAACAACACCTCGTGAAGCCTCGTGGCTCCACTGCATGCTTCAAGAGGCTTCAGCTCCAGCTCACGCGTGGACCCCGGAACCGGATTTTATGAACCACTTCCTGCTGGTGAAGCACGCCCATGAGGACATTCGCATGACGACCGTGTGGATAAAGAGACTTTCAAAGCATCCACCGCCCAAAACTTCTACTCCGTCGAATGCCTCTCCACAGGCTTtccctgctgtctcccctccCGGTGGGCAGCCACAAGCAGACCGTTTGCAGCCTGAGAAAGAAGGGGGAAGTTTGGCTCAAAGGGGGGACTCGGTACTCTCTAAACCCATGTCTGTGCAGGCGTCACGCGCCCACCAGCGGGACGCCTCAGGGGCAGACAGTGAGGCGGCTAAAGTGGAACATGAATCCGCAGCCCACACTGACAAATCTGGGAAGCAACCCCACACATGCCCCTACCGCGAGAACCTTCCTCAAACTCCGGAGGAACAGCGTGCGCTTTTCCGCGAATTCGCTGAGACCTTCAAGTCTCTTGATGATGACaaaagacagacaagagagacggtGGTTTTCAGTGCTGCGCGGCTTATTCGGGCGATTCAGGCAGCCCAAATCGGACAAGCTTACGGCGACACTTGTGATctgactgttgccttgatGCACGCGGGACAGGGGGCGGGAGCTGCGAATGCGATGGCCGACTATTTGGACCAAGTCGAAGAAACCC TGAAGGAGATAAGCgttgcagagagagagctgcagCGTCTTTCAAGCGAGTACAAGAACCTGGTCGCGGACGAAGAGCGCAAACAAGCCGCAGCGCGGAAGCACAAGAAACAGGAGGCATCACATCCCCGGCATTCTGAAACGCCTTCATTTGGTCACGAGCCCTCTGGTCAtcatccttcttctttcatGTTCATTTCCGCTTCCGCACCAGCTTCAACGTCTGCTTTGTCTGCCCCtccctcgtcgtctctttcccACCATTCGTCATCCTCACCCTCTGCTGCGTCTAAGtcacctgtctccttcgtccaTCGTTATGAGCAATCCTCTCTGGATGCCTCCATAGATTCGTGGGGAGACAATTCCCCTTTCGTGTCGTTTGCACCCTCtgttccctcttcgtctgccttttccacgtctgctcttccgccttcttcatTCGCCTCTGTgtattcttcttctccgtctcgtgcGCTTTTTCCGGTTGCCTCTTCGCGACACTATTTTACCCTTTCAACCTTTCAACCTGCAGCTTCTCCGGGATCTTCATCATGGTCCGTGACCCCCTCcggctcttcctttccttattcttttctccttgtgCATGCTGATCGCGAGGCTTCGGATTCCACCTCCGCATCGAAACAGCCGAAGCGTCGTGCCTcgaaaaaggcgaaaacACAAATGCGGAAAATGCAGAACAAGCAGAGATCGTCTCTATACAATGTCGTGGAGAAGGGAGCCGACTATCTTCTGTATCTCCAGCAGGCTGATGGCGTTGATCTTCCCACGATGCACAGGATCGTTGCGTGCAAAAATGAAAATAGTGACCAGCCACTCGATCCGGCATTCCAAGAAGCTATCTTTCAACGTATCAGAGAAC GATTTCGgcaaggcgaagagagacaaaaactAGAAAGTCTAAAGGAGTTGAGG ctttCGTTAGTCCGCAGTTTACAGCACG TACCTTTGTCGAGGCAGACAAAAGCAGACTACGAAACTGTCGAGAAAG CATGCGAAAACACGGCGACGGCGATTTCTGGTCAAGGCTTTtactctctctcctttgctgATCGGCAACGGCTTTTACGCCATCGATTTACAGGATCTCGAAGAGCGCCTCTAAGTGAGGATGAGGCGGATCGCTTAAAGTTGCCTCTCAAGATTATTCCCCGTCTCGCACATGCAA TCGACAAGGAGGAAGCTGATGGCTTTACCCGCCTTTTTCGGGACATCTATAGACGCCTCGGGACCCATATACATGCTCTCGCAGAAGACCGGACAGTTGGTGAAGGGAAACCACATGTGGATTCGAAAGCTCTCACAGAAATTGAGAATTCCATCCGGAGTCTTGAAAGCGAAAAGACCGCGGCCCTCGCTCGCCACATTGTGAAAGAGGCTGAGCAAAGTATTTCTCTCCCACCCGACACGGCGGCCTGGCTTGCGTACATTG GCCTGCGTAGCCAGTTGGCTGATTTGCTTCAAAAGTTTCTAAGACTCCCTCAAGTCAaagcgcagaagaaagatTCAGCCCATCAGAGCTTGTCTCGAGAAGTGGCGAGAGTTTTAACACACGCATGTATTGGAAAAGCCAAAGTTGGAAGAATTCTCGCAGCTATGGAGCAAGACCCTTCAGTGCATGAAATCTTGAGGCAACAGAAAGGAATCGAATTATCTCTTCTACTCTTCAAGCGACATGTGGCTCGATCAG CACGGCCGTTGGATCCGTTAGAGGCAAAAAAATGTAAAGAGCAACATCCGCATTTGGGAATGCTCTCTGACGCAA TGCGTGACGAACGGAGACGCCGGAGCAATGAACATGTGCCTCGCCCATGTCCGGCAACTCCCCAAGAAGATCGCGTTCTCGTCAAGATGGAGAACCAGCTTGCTGCCAGCGTCGCTAGGCATGCATTTGACAAAATGCCAAAGGCGGCGATTGAGATGTTACTCGAGAACTTAGAGGTGGAACATTATCAAGAAGCCGTCGACGGCCTCATTCGCGCAT TGTCTGACCGTTACGCCGCCCATGTAGCTCGGCAAGGGGAGCAGATTGACTTAGGGCGCAAGAAGCGGAAAAATCAAAACGATTCACGGACATTCACGGCTTACAAAAAGCTGGAAACTTGGATTCGATCTCGCATCCCCGATAGTCTGCAGGTTGCCGCTTTGAGGAGTCTGGAACCCCATATCCGGCACAAAG ctgcttcgtttcttttaATCAGTCGCTTGCTGCCGTTGTCGAGGCAATGGCTGAGCCTGGACGATCGGatcttctctgcagctgggGTCACTTTTCTCTCGGTGTTTCGCGATCAGCAAGCAGCTTTCAGTGGATCCATCTATTCAACCTTAGTcatgcgttttcctctgttttccccCCAACGCGCGTGGCTCCTCTACGGCTATGGATGGTACCTGCTTTCGGCGCATGTTccagaagcggagaaacagGCCCTGAAGACAGAGGTAGCAGAGCGCATTTTCTCGCTGAAACGCGCTCTGAGTCTAGATGAAGCcaaggcgagagagcagccTCACagcgggaagagaaaacgaaggaaatcGAAGAATGCGGAGACGCAAGTCGCGAGCAGGCAGGCagaggatgagaagaagGCTCTAGAAGAGCTCAAAGGCTCCGAAGAACTGTTCAAAATACTGTTTGCCACCAGTGCAGAATCCCTAGCCTCCACGCTTCCCTCATACAAGTGCCGGCggctgttttctttctcaaccttcttcactttctaTCAAAGCCGAGTCCACAGCCTTCAGCAGATGCTTATAAGCGGAGGGCAGGCGGAGTCAACGAAGACTGGAGGCCAGGAACAAATGTCGAACATAAAGCAATGGAtgaaagaacagaaaactgTAGTAAAGGAGGCTGCCACACTCTCGCGTGTCTTCGCGGCAGGACTTTTTGTCGAGTCTTTCTGGCCGGAAGTTCTAAATCGGGCCTTGCACGAGTATCCGTTCGACGAGAAGAATAgagcagaagctgctgaaaGGCTCTATCATTTTCTCCTCGCGATCTACAGAG AAGAGTTTTCTTCGAACAGCGGCGACGTCCATGGGACC GCTGGTGCAAAGCTGTATCGTCTGGCTCTGCGCTACTCAACCGCGCCCGACCAGCAGAATCTCGTCAGTGCAGCAGTTCGCGTAttgaaggaagcgaagcTGGAGATAAACGAAATGAAAGATTTCTTTGTCGGTCAGCACGCGTTTCTGGATGCagtcgcgcatgcaa tcaatGGCCAAGTCACCGGTGCACGCCAACTCTTGAATATCCGCGATAAAA TGCTTCACGATGCAGCGGCAGGACTGCTTTCGTCACCTGGTGAAGCAACCC atgcccTTCGTGCGGCTCTCGATGCCGCGGGTCTTCAGTTGACAGCAAAAAGCCAGAGAGCGCTCGCCAGGCTTCCCCATTATTCTACGCTTCACCAGTGGGGAGACGCTTTACGAAACACAAAG CTGCGTTTGAAAGGTCCCAGTAAAGTTACGGCTAAGTCCCAGAGGCAGAAAAGCAAATTCGTTTCTCCGCATCCGGAtccatcttctccctcttcttcgacggaGACTTCATCGGGTGGCAGCGAGAATCAGGTGTCCGATGAGCATCATGTGACAGTTCGGACAACTGAAGCTGTGACGCTGttgatgcatgcactggagaCCCACGCACTCGAAGTTGATTTTGTCTGGATTCTTGACAAGGAACCGATTTCTCGAAAGAAACTGAAATCGTCGATCCTTTTTGACGGCCCCGAAGAGTCGAGTTATCAGTTAGCTGATGCCGAGGAAATAAAAGtagaaacagaaggaaaggaggaaactCAGGGGCAGCCTGTACGCGTAGAAGGCGCCCTACTCACCTTCAGACCTGCAGGTGGAGAACAAGCTGATAATGATGGCATTTTGGTGATGCTTCGTCACTCAACAGCTCACACGAAG TCGCAGCCGCTACCAGATGTGGCAGGAACCTGTCGCCTGATACGCCGGGCATTCACCCTGTTCGTTCGCCGATTCACTTTCCCTCAGCCGAGAACaacggtgtctctctcctttttgaAACTCGCACCCGATGTAACTCCTCCGACGAACATTGATGAAGTCGTGATCTACCCAGAGGATCTGGTTCGGACACGCTGGACGGTGCAGCGAGTCATgggaagagacgacgaggcgGCCGACCTCAAAGGACTTCAATTGCGCGAGCTCGGAGGGATAAAGAAAACCATTttgctgctgtctctccagttccaCAGTCGCCAGTGA